CGGATCGCGCGTCATCATGGTCGCGGTGAAGGTGTCCTGGCTATCGAAGCTGTTGGCGCCATTGCCGATCAGGTGGAAGCTGGAGGTAGGTCCGTTGACCAGCATGCGGGCAAATTCCGGCCAGACCATGCCATTGACCCGGACCTCGATACCGATCCGGTCGAGCATGCCGGCTACGGCCCGGCAGATTTCTTCCGTGTTCACGTAGCGTTCCAACGGGCAGTTCATCTGGGTGATGAAGCCGTCAGGATAGCCGGCCTCAGCCAGCAGCGCGCGGGCGGAGTCCGGATCGTAATCCCAGTGCTCGTCAAGGTCGGCCTGGTAGCCGCCAAAACCGGGCACCGACGGAATGCCGACCACGCGGGCGTCGCCACGCATGACCCTGTCGACGATCAGGTCGGCATCGACTGCATGGGCAATCGCCTGGCGCACGCGAACATCGCGGAACGGGTTGTCCGTGATCGGCTCGCCATCATTTGTCCAGGTATCGAGCGCAACGTCGCGGGTGCCGTCCAACTCCAGCTGCATAAAGAGCAATTGGGGTTCCTGTTCCACGCGGAAGCCGTCGGTGCTTTCCAGGCGCGCGACATCCTGCAATGGCAGATCGATGATTAGCTGGACCTCGCCGGAGAGGAGCGCTGCTACCCGGGTCGGGTCGGAACCGATCGGCGAGTAGACGGCCTCGTCGACATTGCCGGGGAAGTCGCCCCAGTAGTTCTCGTTGCGGGTAAAGGACGTTCGGACGCTTGGGTCGTGCTCGACCAGAGCCATCGGTCCCGTGCCGTTAGCATTTCGAACCGTGAAGCCTTCGGCCCCCTCCGCGC
The Pseudomonadota bacterium genome window above contains:
- a CDS encoding ABC transporter substrate-binding protein, which produces MFKGTLLATATAVALALAAPANAETLQFSGTTPALTMDPHATNDFVTTAVFRQVYDSVVGLSLDMELVPSIATSWEYVGDSTWRFHIREGVVFHDGTPLTADDIAFSIMRQKDSRFYTSLFGDVAEAIAVDDLTVDVVSNNPDPILPRKMSRMFVMSRPWLEANDSIEIPDLGAEGAEGFTVRNANGTGPMALVEHDPSVRTSFTRNENYWGDFPGNVDEAVYSPIGSDPTRVAALLSGEVQLIIDLPLQDVARLESTDGFRVEQEPQLLFMQLELDGTRDVALDTWTNDGEPITDNPFRDVRVRQAIAHAVDADLIVDRVMRGDARVVGIPSVPGFGGYQADLDEHWDYDPDSARALLAEAGYPDGFITQMNCPLERYVNTEEICRAVAGMLDRIGIEVRVNGMVWPEFARMLVNGPTSSFHLIGNGANSFDSQDTFTATMMTRDPDANEGFFNWALYSNETVDMVSRELPVTFDEERRQELYRMGMEAARDTISAVYLHQPMITWGMQDNVEAPIRGDATLTLQNVVIGE